A section of the Deltaproteobacteria bacterium genome encodes:
- a CDS encoding uridine kinase, with product MADIIKEGEKNRTHIVGRFMRESLLSKELLASTEPQREVRLLPEANIIGVGGHSIMDRGKAAVLPLCDALVRAKAKYKMIVGVSGGTRMRHTMSVGLDLGLPTGGLAQIAGAVEEQNAALLQAILSAHGGVAMCREHFPELPIYLEVGILPIVICMPPYHFWEEPPRKGRLPMNGPDVGLYLTADVVGARSLIFIKDQKGLYTDNPDTNPNAKFIPEATCDEILRADYPELIIEEKVLEYMKNGRHIREIQIINGLEPGNLERALNGEHVGTIIRA from the coding sequence ATGGCCGACATCATCAAGGAAGGCGAAAAGAACCGCACGCACATCGTCGGGCGGTTCATGCGCGAATCCCTGCTGAGCAAGGAACTGCTCGCCAGCACCGAACCCCAGCGCGAGGTCCGGCTCCTGCCGGAGGCGAACATCATCGGGGTGGGCGGCCACTCGATCATGGACCGCGGCAAGGCGGCCGTGCTGCCGCTCTGCGACGCGCTCGTCCGCGCCAAGGCGAAATACAAGATGATCGTCGGCGTGTCCGGCGGCACCCGCATGCGCCACACGATGAGCGTGGGGCTTGATCTGGGGCTTCCCACGGGCGGGCTCGCCCAGATCGCCGGGGCGGTTGAGGAACAGAACGCGGCGCTGCTGCAGGCCATCCTCTCGGCCCACGGCGGCGTTGCCATGTGCCGCGAGCATTTCCCCGAGCTTCCGATCTACCTGGAAGTGGGCATCCTGCCGATCGTGATCTGCATGCCGCCCTACCACTTCTGGGAGGAACCGCCCAGGAAGGGCCGCCTCCCGATGAACGGACCGGACGTGGGCCTCTACCTTACGGCCGACGTGGTGGGTGCCAGGAGCCTCATCTTCATCAAGGACCAGAAGGGCCTTTACACCGACAACCCGGATACCAACCCGAACGCGAAGTTCATCCCGGAAGCGACGTGCGACGAGATTCTCAGGGCCGACTACCCCGAACTCATCATCGAGGAAAAGGTACTGGAATACATGAAGAACGGCCGCCACATCCGCGAGATCCAGATCATCAACGGCCTGGAGCCGGGGAACCTGGAACGGGCCCTCAACGGCGAGCATGTGGGCACGATCATCCGCGCCTGA
- a CDS encoding uridine kinase yields the protein MTPCSHRLKTGDTQRRNHPNVSTTPERRVIESLIDEKNAPVTAILPNTKVIKIGGQSVMDRGRSALFPLVDEIAQCAKDGFHLLLGAGGGTRARHAYQIGLDLEVPTGVMARIGCAVPRQNARMLQMLLAKHGGVYIMPDDFEKLPLYFRLGCIPVMSGMPPHEYWEKPSPGTRIPPNRTDAGVYLAAEALGAPMCFFAKDEEGLFTDDPKKNPKAEFIPKIHVRELMKRDLDDLVVERSVLTYLDRAQSCKQIQIFNSLKPGNLTRALKGEHVGTIIYAD from the coding sequence CTGACGCCCTGCTCCCACAGGCTGAAAACAGGCGACACCCAGCGAAGGAACCACCCAAACGTGAGCACGACCCCCGAGCGCAGAGTCATTGAATCCCTGATCGACGAGAAAAACGCGCCGGTCACGGCCATCCTGCCCAATACGAAGGTCATCAAGATCGGCGGCCAGTCGGTGATGGACCGGGGCCGGTCCGCGCTGTTTCCACTGGTGGACGAAATCGCCCAGTGCGCTAAAGACGGCTTCCACCTCCTGCTCGGCGCTGGTGGCGGCACCCGTGCGCGGCACGCCTACCAGATCGGCCTCGACCTGGAGGTACCCACCGGCGTGATGGCCCGTATCGGCTGCGCCGTGCCCCGGCAGAACGCCCGGATGCTCCAGATGCTGCTCGCCAAGCACGGCGGCGTCTACATCATGCCCGATGACTTCGAGAAGCTGCCCCTCTATTTCCGGCTGGGCTGCATCCCGGTCATGTCCGGCATGCCCCCGCACGAATACTGGGAGAAACCGAGCCCCGGCACCCGTATCCCGCCGAACCGGACGGACGCGGGTGTATACCTCGCCGCTGAGGCCCTTGGCGCCCCCATGTGCTTTTTTGCCAAGGACGAGGAAGGACTCTTCACCGATGATCCGAAGAAGAACCCCAAGGCCGAGTTCATTCCGAAAATCCATGTACGCGAACTGATGAAACGCGATCTTGATGACCTGGTGGTCGAACGGAGCGTGCTCACCTATCTGGACCGCGCCCAGTCCTGCAAGCAGATCCAGATCTTCAACTCGCTCAAGCCCGGCAATCTCACCCGCGCTCTCAAGGGCGAGCACGTGGGAACGATCATTTACGCCGACTGA
- a CDS encoding DUF167 domain-containing protein: protein MFLHVHVQPRARRAGVQGIHQMPSGPVLKVALTSPPLEGRANDELADLIAGVLGIRSSQVTLESGHKSRDKRLRIAGIAAADAERLAW, encoded by the coding sequence ATTTTCCTCCACGTTCATGTCCAGCCCCGCGCCCGGAGAGCAGGGGTGCAGGGTATCCACCAGATGCCGTCAGGTCCGGTACTGAAGGTGGCCCTGACTTCGCCGCCCCTGGAAGGCCGTGCAAATGATGAGCTGGCTGATCTGATCGCCGGAGTGCTGGGGATCCGGAGTTCACAGGTCACGCTGGAGAGCGGCCACAAATCCCGTGACAAGCGGCTCCGGATTGCCGGTATTGCCGCAGCCGACGCCGAACGGCTGGCTTGGTAG
- a CDS encoding DivIVA domain-containing protein, which yields MKLSPMEIQQKIFNRSFRGFNEQEVKNFLEAVASAYADVVRENNTMRETIARQEQEILQHRTREQTLKDTLVTAQRAVEEMRRNAQKQAELTVAEAELKADALVKDAHNRMADLQGQIQELKRLRLQFETHLRAELELHQKLLEAQSSSEAERAQIEKKVAFIKKGEQAG from the coding sequence ATGAAACTCTCTCCGATGGAGATTCAGCAGAAAATATTCAACCGGTCATTCCGCGGTTTCAACGAGCAGGAAGTGAAAAACTTCCTGGAGGCCGTGGCGAGCGCCTATGCCGACGTGGTGCGCGAGAACAATACCATGCGGGAGACGATCGCCCGCCAGGAGCAGGAAATCCTGCAGCACCGCACCCGTGAGCAGACGCTGAAGGACACGCTTGTGACCGCGCAGCGGGCCGTTGAGGAGATGCGCCGCAATGCCCAGAAACAGGCCGAGCTCACTGTTGCCGAAGCCGAACTGAAGGCCGACGCGCTGGTCAAGGACGCGCATAACCGCATGGCCGATCTTCAGGGGCAGATACAGGAACTGAAGCGGCTCCGTCTCCAGTTTGAAACACACCTGCGCGCCGAGCTGGAACTCCACCAGAAGCTGCTTGAGGCCCAGTCGTCCAGCGAGGCCGAGCGGGCGCAGATCGAAAAGAAGGTCGCCTTCATCAAGAAGGGCGAGCAGGCGGGCTGA
- the proC gene encoding pyrroline-5-carboxylate reductase, which yields MSLKLAIAGGGAMGGALASGLVRAGTLKASEIIIIEPLATRRDELRHDLKVQVSGRPADSFRAEVLLLAVKPQTLPEAGPAYAKGFARKTVISILAGSTIATLRTWFSGGIARVMPNTPALVGEGASGICFSEVAVPERERIRKWLAAVGEVVEVAKESDLDAVTGLSGSGPAYVFEMIEALSDGGVLAGLPRDVALKLAAQTVLGAARMVIATGRHPAQLKDQVTSPGGTTIAGCAELERHGMRSAFIAAVKAATERSRQLGSAATAGTMQRKKVNKASSAPKRRTARKGGGR from the coding sequence GTGTCACTGAAACTGGCCATAGCGGGCGGCGGAGCCATGGGCGGAGCCCTGGCATCCGGGCTTGTTCGCGCCGGCACGCTGAAGGCATCCGAGATCATCATTATTGAGCCATTGGCAACGCGGCGCGATGAGCTCAGGCATGATCTCAAGGTGCAGGTGAGTGGCCGTCCGGCGGATTCGTTCCGGGCCGAGGTGCTGCTGCTCGCCGTCAAGCCCCAGACCTTGCCGGAGGCGGGGCCCGCCTATGCAAAGGGGTTTGCGCGCAAGACCGTGATCTCGATACTTGCGGGTTCGACCATCGCCACGCTCCGCACCTGGTTTTCGGGAGGCATTGCCCGGGTGATGCCCAATACACCGGCACTGGTGGGCGAGGGCGCGTCCGGCATCTGTTTTTCTGAAGTCGCTGTTCCGGAGCGGGAACGAATCCGCAAGTGGCTAGCTGCCGTGGGCGAAGTGGTGGAAGTGGCAAAGGAATCCGATCTGGACGCTGTGACCGGTCTCTCCGGGTCTGGCCCCGCCTACGTATTCGAGATGATCGAGGCACTCTCCGATGGCGGCGTGCTGGCGGGCCTTCCCCGCGATGTTGCCTTGAAGCTGGCCGCGCAGACCGTTCTCGGCGCGGCCCGGATGGTCATTGCGACCGGCCGGCATCCGGCCCAGCTCAAGGATCAGGTGACTTCCCCTGGCGGGACGACCATTGCCGGATGCGCCGAGCTGGAACGGCACGGCATGCGGTCTGCGTTCATAGCTGCCGTGAAGGCAGCCACGGAGCGGTCGCGCCAGTTGGGGTCTGCGGCAACAGCGGGTACAATGCAGCGCAAGAAGGTTAACAAGGCGTCATCCGCCCCGAAACGGCGGACGGCACGCAAAGGTGGTGGGCGATGA
- a CDS encoding YggS family pyridoxal phosphate-dependent enzyme has translation MSLACRWRRPPGCSPHLACFPGEGGAAVTGIARRIALVREEIAAHCRSCGRSPSEITLIGVSKFHPASAVREAVSAGLSDIGESYVQEWRKKADELADAPVRWHFIGHLQTNKVKYLVGRTALIHSVDSVRLIDEIARVAESRQIRQPILLELNLSGDAGKTGAREPDLPALMEAAQSQKAAVDLRGLMCMGPLGGSPDEARPVFRRLKELSGRFNMSAGDGPPVLSMGMSDDYQVAIAEGATHIRIGTAIFGSRPDREPA, from the coding sequence ATGTCATTGGCCTGCCGATGGCGGAGACCGCCCGGATGCTCGCCGCATTTGGCGTGCTTCCCGGGTGAGGGCGGCGCAGCCGTGACCGGTATCGCCCGCCGCATTGCCCTTGTCCGCGAGGAAATTGCCGCCCATTGCCGGTCCTGTGGGCGCAGTCCGTCGGAGATCACGCTCATCGGCGTTTCCAAGTTCCATCCGGCATCGGCGGTGCGGGAGGCGGTTTCTGCCGGCCTGTCCGATATCGGCGAAAGCTACGTTCAGGAGTGGCGGAAAAAGGCGGACGAACTCGCGGATGCGCCGGTGCGGTGGCATTTCATCGGCCACCTGCAGACGAACAAGGTGAAATACCTGGTGGGCCGGACAGCACTGATCCACTCGGTCGATTCGGTACGCCTCATAGACGAAATTGCCCGCGTCGCTGAAAGCCGGCAGATTCGCCAGCCCATACTTCTCGAACTGAACCTTTCAGGCGATGCGGGCAAAACCGGGGCACGGGAGCCGGATCTGCCCGCACTTATGGAGGCGGCGCAAAGCCAGAAAGCGGCTGTCGATCTGAGGGGACTGATGTGCATGGGGCCACTTGGGGGAAGCCCGGACGAGGCCCGCCCGGTATTCCGTCGCTTGAAAGAACTGTCCGGAAGGTTCAATATGTCAGCTGGCGACGGTCCCCCGGTGCTCTCAATGGGCATGTCGGATGACTACCAGGTGGCTATCGCTGAAGGCGCAACGCACATACGGATCGGGACCGCCATCTTTGGCTCCCGGCCGGACCGTGAACCCGCCTGA
- the maf gene encoding septum formation inhibitor Maf, with translation MKSPLFLLASSSPRRRELLSGAGYRFRVLVPAIDETFRRTETPVDMVRRLAREKARAVIAKYNATGHVVLAADTTVVLDGQILGKPASNDHAVRLLRQLSGCEHEVFTAIAVTDGVREKVRSVRTRVRFFSHSRPVIEKYVLTGEPMDKAGGYAIQGAGAFLIEKISGSYTNVIGLPMAETARMLAAFGVLPG, from the coding sequence TTGAAATCGCCGCTGTTTCTCCTCGCTTCCTCGTCTCCCCGCCGCCGGGAACTGCTGTCGGGAGCCGGTTACCGGTTCCGGGTTCTCGTTCCTGCCATTGACGAAACTTTTCGTCGCACGGAAACTCCGGTGGACATGGTGAGGCGCCTTGCCCGTGAGAAGGCAAGGGCGGTGATCGCGAAATACAACGCAACAGGCCATGTGGTGCTTGCTGCAGACACCACGGTCGTTCTGGACGGGCAGATTCTGGGAAAGCCGGCCTCCAATGACCACGCGGTCCGTCTGCTGCGCCAGCTTTCGGGCTGCGAGCATGAGGTTTTTACTGCCATCGCCGTCACGGACGGCGTCAGGGAAAAAGTCCGCTCCGTCCGGACCCGGGTGAGGTTCTTCAGCCATTCCCGTCCGGTAATCGAAAAATACGTCCTGACCGGAGAGCCGATGGACAAGGCCGGAGGCTATGCAATCCAGGGTGCCGGGGCCTTTCTCATAGAGAAGATCAGCGGCTCCTATACCAATGTCATTGGCCTGCCGATGGCGGAGACCGCCCGGATGCTCGCCGCATTTGGCGTGCTTCCCGGGTGA